The genomic DNA ATTTTAGTTTCCGGAATTTTCGTAATGTGGATAAGGGCGGCGACAACTTCGTCGATATACTCGACAATTAACTTTTTAGTGCCAAATTTACTGTGGTTATACAGGCTAGATTTACCCATGCCGCCTAAATTGCCGTGAATACCTTCGTTGAGCGTGTAAAACAACTCAACGTCTTCTTCGTGCTTGCGCAGCTCTTTTAATTTGTTTAGGCGTGAGCGGATAAGATGATGATCATAAATTTCAGACGCCTGACGCTGTTTCCATTCCTCTAAACCTGATACTTGGTCAAATTCGAGTGCCAATTCGCGCCAGTCTTCATAGCTATTAGCATGATCTAAATCACGCTGTAATTGTTTGAGCTTTC from Pseudomonadales bacterium includes the following:
- a CDS encoding DUF3336 domain-containing protein — translated: MSARKLKQLQRDLDHANSYEDWRELALEFDQVSGLEEWKQRQASEIYDHHLIRSRLNKLKELRKHEEDVELFYTLNEGIHGNLGGMGKSSLYNHSKFGTKKLIVEYIDEVVAALIHITKIPETK